The genomic region GACTAAAGAGGCTCAACACCCAACACTCTCTTTCCCCGTGACATAAACATTCTCCCCTTTTCTTGTATATTTATCTGGGAAAAAACTCTAGTTTCAAAATgggttaaatgatttaaaaattttAACCCATTTATGTTTAAAGAATGGAAATGAAATAACATGCTGGTATAATGCAATGCACtgaaatcaaaatagttacCCTGTGTATGTCACTAGTTGGTTAAACTGAACTGTTAGTCAGTTACAGCCACTAGATGGCACTGTTCTGGGTGACCTCTATCACGCCTGTGCTGCGACCTTGCGCTGAACTGGAGGTAGCTGGCTGTTTAGACCGGACAGTGACCATTGTTCAGGCCTCAGGATTCTTTCTTGGTTAGCTGAAATTCTGTCTGCATCTCCTTGTCCTGGAGCCATCCATCCTAGTCCCATTCATCACCTATTTCCTGACCAATGCTCTGAGGGACATTCAGGCAGAACATCTGATGTTGTGGACGCACGGTCCAGCTCAGGATGCCTAATGTCAGACTCCTTTTCTTGTGGAAGTTAATACACCTATTTTAACTGGTCATGACACTATCCATCTATTTTGTTTACTAGCTATCCAGTGCATGCACACTATTTGCCTGATGTCAGTCCAGCAGCACACAAAGTGCAGTGTACCCTAGATGATTTTGCTATTTTCATTTTCCTTTGCATGCTATAAATCTGAAGATttaaatgcatgcatgcattgATTTTTCTCACAGAGGAAATGCACTCGGCGCCTCCTCCGTGTCTAACAGGGTGTGCTTGGCTGATAGCTTGTCTTTATctgctctgtgtctgtctccacCCCCCCTGGCTGCGCTTTCCCCTCGGTCAGCGTGCATTAGTGAGCACCGAGGCATTCCGTGCGTTTAAAGTGGCAGACCCTCTCTCAGCTTATTGCAGCacggctggtgggaggggctgGGAAGGAGCCCCCGTGAGGCTTATGTGGGAGGGGAGCAcagagggggcggggcctgagaGGCCAGACTCTCTCCTGTTGTCACTGTTCAGCTGTTCTCATTCGGGGCCCTGCATgcgaggaggggggggcagctgggggAGAAGAGAAAGGGAGACATACGAGAGGAAGGAGGGGGAGCTGGGGACTGGGTGTGGGGGGTGTGCATTGAAAAGAATCTGCAGTCGCAGGGCCCCGCAATCTCTGGGCAGGATACAATACTGAGGGCCGTCTGCAAAATCCCTGAGGCAGCTGCTGTGTAAGTGAAGCTGCGCCGTGGCTAAATCTCGcctctgtgtttacatgtgcctgtgtgtgagggCGTGGGGATTGAGGCCGGCTTACTCCCCATGCGGCATCAGCGAGCCATTGTTCTGCTCCAGCCCGCTGCGGCCCGCTCGCTTCCACGCCAGGGAGAGGCACGTCATTgttttttcctttatttttccGACTACATCTCGTCATGCGCCGGCAGGGCATCCACTGAGGTTGCTGCTTCTCTTTCCTGTTTGTGtatgatttcccccccccccccccctgctggacCAGCTGAGAGGTGGgaagttgggggtgggggggggggtggaaccacAGAGAATTTCTGGGAGTGCCGTTTGGAGACTTCCTCTCCTTTTTATTTTCCGTTCCCTGTCCCAGCTGCCGGAGCCCGTAGGGCTGGGCCGCGTCTTTAACGTCAAGGCGTCAGGCGGAGTTGATGCTTTTGTCTTCTATTTTCAATCCGGCCGTTAAACGAGGGAGCGCCACTTCCCAGTGACAGAaggagaaaagagagagagagagagagagagagagagagagagggtgtgTTTTTACAGCGTCCTCTGCGACTATGCAGCAACGCGGTGTTTCCGTCAGAGAGCTATCCGGTGTCCCGGAGTCATGCCAACGCTGGGAATCATAAATCCCGGCAATGTGGTGAGAGAGGGCAGCCAGCCTGCGAGCGTGTGACAGTGTGACCGACCCGGTGAGTCGTCCATCCCTGTGGCGGAGGTGCGGCCGTCTCCCTGCCGCTCGGGAGAGCAGGCTGCCGCCTCGGGCTGTGCTCGTTGCATGCAGACATGCCACTCAGGGCCGGCCGTCCTGCTGTGCCGTTTGACAGCTTTAATGTCAATTGTGATATTAACAATCAAAAATGACTGGCATATTCTTAGGATTGGGAGTGGAAGTCAGTGTTTGCAATTAGTGAAACAGGATTaaaattatctatctatctatctatctatctatctatctatctatctatctatctatctatctatctatctatctatctatctatctatctatctatctatctatctgtctatctgtctatctatctatctgtctgtctatctgtctgtctgtcaactTCTGCGTTCTGCAGAATGGGATGATTGTCTTTATTTGCAAAGTGTGCAAATAAAGATGGTGGCTTTGTTCTCTGGGGTGCCAAGTGGGCTTGTCACTTTGGTTTCTCGTGTCGGCAGATTAGTACCAGCCTGCTGCCGTGGGTGATTGCATGAGGCATCTCTGAGGTTTACTTCTTACTGCCAGGCTGGGAATAAGGGAATTTAACTGGGTATGAAATCCATCTTTTCCACTGAGGGAATCCTAAGGTACATGACTGGAAACTCGAATATCAAAGGCTCTTTTTAAATGTATTCGTATTATACATTTGAATATACTTTCCTTAAGAGAGTATTATAATGTTTGACTCTTGGCTTCATTGCATTTACGTGAATGAATACAGTTCAGAGGTAAAGAGGCCTGATTTTTGCCTGCATGTGTTTATTCTGCTTGATTTCATCTTTATTTTTATACGCATTAACGGATGTCTAAATTCAACTGCTGCTGCTTTTACTGGCCTGTAACCTAAAGGGTTTTTTAAATGGAAGGATGATGCAGATTTCAGTTTTGGAAGCTGAAGCCTGTACAGTAacctctctctgtgtgtgtgtgtgtgtgtgtgtgtgtgtgtgtgtgtgtgtgtgtgttctgtctCTGTCCCCGTTTCTCTGTGTGGGACTGGAGTGCGGTACTTTTGCCGCCGTAGCCCTGCACCCTAACACTCAGGGCAGAGACGGCCTTTATGTGAGGGTCGCGGTAGCAGAGCCGGTGCCCCAGACAGTGACCACCGCTGCAGATTTACGACGGCCACGTGGATGTGGCAGATGGGGGCATTTTGAAAGGAGGGGCAGGAACTGATCCACTGGAGTGTTTAGGTCACAGAAATACAGACATCCGGAATATTCCCCCCACAAGAcataatgttttgtttttttcatacACAAAGAAACCTGTAAAGAAATGAGTTCAGCTGTCTTTCCTGGGACATATTTTGAAAAAACGCTCATAAACAGAATTGCCTGAGATACAGGTATCTTAGGGACGTACAGCACAAAGCAAACATGCATTTCTCTAAACACTTTGTCCTGTGTGAAATCACTCTACGCTTGACAGTAACAGAAGGTGAGGTGGCATGAAATGTGGTGCTGCGCAGACCAGCCAGAAAATTTTGAgtcatgttattattattattattttcaaagGAGCATCGGGTGAAGAACACTCGTTAATTAGAGATGTAGAAATACGGTTGCATTGAAAATTTATTCCATAAAAATATCATCGATATGTAACGACAGGATTGTGTCTGAAAGCCTGCACTATTGGCTAGTAAGTAAGATGTCTAGTCCGAcaggcgtcccccccccccccttttacttCTTTTGCGACTCTGTGATTCATTCACAGCTTGACGCCCCCTGTTTCTGCCGTTAATTAGCATTTCTTGGACTCGCGTCCTGCGGGAAATTTcatgatatttatttatttagctgtaCATACAGTGGCCTGTGCCAGAACTGAGGCGCAGAGAGCTGCAAATTAATTTGCAAGTGGCAACGCTGGGAATCAAACGCTGATGCAGCTCACCGGGACATATTTACGTGACGACGTGAGAAGGACTTAAACCAAAACTCGTCTCCCGGGAAAACAATACGATGCAACGAAACAGCTGCTGTACCGAAAATATCCCTATTTTTACTTCCATTTCATTCAGAAAATATGCTGTCTTTATATGATTAATacttttaaacttatttttgcTGCAGTTTCATATAGAAGATATTCCCTTTGGATTATTCTCCAGAAGGCTCCCTGGAGCAACTTCTGTGCCATGTTTCGCATTAGATTCATTCACGTCACTCAAACAGTCGCAGAGAGTTGACGCCTCACTGACTGCATTTGTTGCGTTCACACAGGTGTATCTTTGCATGAGATACAATTTTTGTAGTTGAATTATCTAAACTACATGGGCTGATACCCTCTCCAGGAAACTAGCTGGTGGTTGTTGTACTCATGATTAGGGCAACATTATTAATAATGGTCAGAGTCTTCCGTCAGATTATGGTTAGTGTCACTGAGATGGTGACACCCATGGTTACGCTGAAATTTAGCTACATTGGTGAGAgtcttttatgtatttattactaGTTGTCTAGTAGAGGGTTGACGTGAGTCTGTACCTCACACAGGATGCCCTGTACAGGATGCCAGTATTGTTGGACACTCACTTATCATGGGCTAATTAGTGTCAGCAATTCAGCTCTTGGCGGGACGGTAGGGGTGGTGGTGTGTGGatcagaaggttactggttcaaatcctgtggctggTTCAGTGACCTCACAATTGGGCCCCAGTTGCTCCATCAATCATCTGACCTCACTTACTCAGTTGTATGATGCTTTGGGTAAAAGTGTAATTAATGTAAACTGTACCTTTTGGACTGCAGTAGGAAGTGTGTTCACACACCAAGAGTACACACATGCTCCATACCACTAGAGGTGTAATGCCACCACACTCCTGCTTAATTAAGATTGCAGCCATTAAGGTAGAAAAATCATCTATCAGCTGAGGGAAATGACAGTACCCCAACCCCAAGCAGCTGTGCTTCTGCACATTGGGATGTGCCTTTGGTAAAGGAGATAAGGTTGTGGTGTCCGTGTTCCTTCCTGCTGCAGGATTTAGTGTGCTCGTGTCCCCGGCTGGCTCGCCTCCTGGATGCCGGTCGCTATGGAGAAGCGCGAGTCCGCCAGCAGTAGCCCTGTGGTGCGCCAAATCGACAAGCAGTTCCTGGTGTGTAGCATTTGCCTGGACCACTACCACAACCCCAAGGTGTTACCCTGTCTGCACACCTTCTGTGAACGGTGAGCGTGCTCTTTGTCTCCTGCCCCTGAACGCATCCCTGGTACTCAAAGTCACTCCTTATCGAGCGTCATCGCACTAAGAAACATATACGTCATATATAGTATCTCAATTTTGTTTGATGATAGACAGTATCATtcaaatgcattattaaaacaCTGGCTCACTCTAACCCCCACCTCATGAAGACCTCAGATTCTAACCTCCCCCCACCTTTGAGAAGCACTTTGCTGCAACTGAACTTTGAAAATGTGCTGCATTAAGCAAAATTTGATCTAGTTCAACAATGGCTAACTGACAATAATAATGAATGCAGAGGCATGACATAAGTACTCAGGCTTAACGATAATATGGTCATGAAAAAATTCAGAATCCACAAAAGACTTATACTTTCCTTTCACTGAGCCGGATGAAAAAAAATCCAAGGAACTCACTTGGCGGCCTTAAAACTCATAATTAATTCATAATAATTCATAAGCCATAAAAACAAAGGGTATTAACAGGCACTAAGTGTTTATTAATGCTCTTCGTTTGACTCCCAAATTTGTCCATCAATGCCTGTTTTTCCCTCCCTATGCCCCTTCAGCTGCCTACAGAACTACATCCCCCCACAGTCCCTGACGCTGTCCTGCCCCGTCTGCCGCCAGACCTCCATCCTGCCCGAGAAGGGTGTAGCAGCCCTTCAGAACAACTTCTTCATCACCAACCTGATGGAGGTGCTCCAGCGGGACCCAGAGTGTTCACGGCCTGAGGCCTGCAGCGTGCTGGAGTCAGTCAGTGCCGCTGCTGCCGGCAAGCCCCTGTGCTGCCCCAACCACGAGGGCAAGGTAGGCCCTGTCCTGGCCCAATCCCTAGGGCAGGTCCATCTCTGTCTTAACTACAAAGGGCAAGGTAGGCCCTGTCCTGGCCCAATCCCTAGGGCAGGTCCATCTGTGTCTTAACTACAAAGGGCAAGGTAGGCCCTGTCCTGGCCCAATCCCTAGGGCAGGTCCATCTCTGTCTTAACTACAAAGGGCAAGGTAGGCCCTGTCCTGGCCCAATCCCTAGGGCAAATCTTACCCCTTTATATGGTATGTCAGACCATAAAACATACAGAGACAGTAGAGTAGGTCGGCTGTCATGCTGTCTGATTCACAGAGAGCACGGATACAAATGTTGGTCCTCTCAGTACCCTTGTTCCTTTCTGGATTTCAGCCTCTTTGCCTGCTCTCTGGCTCCTCCTGCAGGTGATGGAGTTCTACTGTGAGTCATGTGAGACGGCGATGTGCCTGGAGTGCACGGAGGGGGAACACAGGGAGCACGAGACGGTGCCCCTGAGGGACGTGCTGGAGCAGCACAAGGCCGCACTGAAGGAGCAGCTGGACGCCATCCGTAACAGGTTCACTCAGCCGCCACGTCGCGACATTCTACCCTGGCCATTCTGCCGAGTCACCGATGTAAATTCAGGGCTTATTACTGTAGTTGATACATGCACCATTATCATTAAATAACTTTAATAATTAGAAACAGAGGTCATATGAGCCATAAAGTAATGTTCTAGATTGCTTGAGATCACCGCTTTTAAGCTATAGCTCTTGCAGTAATTACCTGTCAAGATGAATCAGTCTCATTAGTCGGGGCTGTCAGATGGTGACGGACACCAGGCTTAACGTGGGCAGTGCCATGCATGTGCCATGTGACAGCTAGTCACATGTCCGCTCCGTCCCTCCCCGCCCTGCCCCCGCCAGGCTTCCCCAGTTGACGGCGGCTATTGAGCTGGTGAGCGAGATCTCCAAGCAGTTGACGGAGCGCAAGAACGAGGCCGTGAGTGAGATCAACAGCAGCTTCGCTGAGCTGGAGCGGGCGCTGCAGCTGCGCAGGACGGCGCTCGTCACCGACCTGGAGAGCATGTGCAGCACCAAGCAGAAGGTCAGCCCTATGCACcactcccacaatgcaccagcaCCTGCTCTCATTACAGGTGTAATCCTACACTCGTAAGTGCACATGCGTACCACTGATGATCAATACCTTGTCtaatattctatttttttaattaatatattattacaaggcagcggggcggcatggtggtgcagtggttagcactgttgcctcacacctctgggacctgggttcgagtttgcatgttctccccatgtcgtcgtggggtttcctccaggtactccggtttccccccacagtccaaaaacatgctgaggctaattggagttgctaaattgcccataggtgtgcttgtgtgagtgaatggtgtgtgagtgtgccctgtgatgggctggccccccatcctgggttgttccctgcctcgtgcccattgcttccgggataggctctggaccccccgcaacccagtaggataagcggtttggaaaatggatggatggatggatggatgaatggatatattATTACCTCACCAGAAAAAGCTGTTTGAAAAAGTAAGGCTGTTTCGATGTGGTAACAGTGTAAAGCTTTCTAACAtcaaatgcatttaaaattttGTAGCAGTCTATGCCCATATTCTAAGTGCtcacttttattttaaattatttaaaattatgCACATAATATTAATGTATATCTTCCACACAAATTAAGATGAAAAATGCAGATCTTCTTAAGTTATCTTAATGGTGCAGATACAAATTTATGTTCTGTTCACAGCATTTTCAGCAATCTGTTAAGCCTGCGTGTGGTTTAtgcgaccccccccccggcccccacaGGTGCTGCAGGCTCAGCTCGCCTCACTGCTGCAGGGGAAGGAGCACATCCAGAGCAGCTGCAGCTTCACGGAGCAGGCGCTGAGTCACGGCAGTGCCACTGAAGTGCTGCTGGTGCAGAAGCAGATGAGCGAGCGGGTCAGCGCCCTGGCCCGGCACGACTTCCCGGAGCAGCCATACGAGAACGCTCACCTGGCCTCCGTGGTGAGCCGccgcagtcacatgacacacagaCTCGTCCTCTTTATAGGTCCAGGGTTACAAGGACCTTTATCGTCATTCCATCCAGTCTGATAAACAATAAAGGGCACATTGCCAGTCAGTAATCACAGTAATCTGTCAAAGTACTGCTCTGTGAATACAGGAATGGGTCACATTGCCAGTCAGTAATCATAGTAATCTGTCAAATAACTGCTCTGTGAATACAGGAATGGGTCACATTGCCAGTCAGTAATCACAGTAATCTGTCAAAGTACTGCTCTGTGAATACAGGAATGGGTCACATTGCCAGTCAGTAATCATAGTAATCTGTCAAAGTACTGCTCTGTGAATACAGGAATGGGTCACATTGCCAGTCAGTAATCACAGTAATCTGTCAAAGTACTGCTCTGTGAATACAGGAATGGGTCACATTGCCAGTCAGTAATCACAGTAATCTGTCAAAGTACTGCTCTGTGAATACAGGAATGGGTCACATTGCCAGTCAGTAATCACAGTAATCTGTCAAAGTACTGCTCTGTGAATACAGGAATGGGTCACATTGCCAGTCAGTAATCACAGTAATCTGTCAAAGTACTGCTCTGTGAATACAGGAATGGGTCACATTGCCAGTCAGTAATCACAGTAATCTGTCAAAGTACTGCTCTGTGAATACAGGAATGGGTCACATTGCCAGTCAGTAATCACAGTAATCTGTCAAAGTACTGCTCTGTGAATACATGAACGGTTTTTGGTTGAATCATACATCTTGACTCTTTGGTTATATCATAGCACATCACCCTGATTGCATTTAGACATCATGATAATCAATAGCTAATTCGACATGTAAAATAAGTTAAATGCCCATGAAAAGACTTAGTTTTAAGGTCAAATTCCCAATCAGTGTTTGTGGTACATGTCAGACTTCTGTCTGTGCATGGTACAGTGTTGTTCATTGGCTATGGTTGGGAGAAGGGCAGAGGTGCATTTCCATGGTTACATGCATCCCTCTCCCTCAGGTGGAGACAGAGGGCGTCCGGCGCTCTATCCAGAACCTGGGTGTGGTGCTCACCACTAGTGCCGTGAGCCACACCAGCGTGGCGGCGGGTGAGGGGCTACGTCACGCTGTGGTGGGCCAGCCAGTGACAGTCACCGTGACGACTAAGGATAAGGATGGCGAGTTGGTGCGAACGGGCAATGCAGAATTACGGGTAGAGCTGCAGGGGCCAGACGGAGTGCGTGTACAGGCCGACGTGCTGGATAACCGCAACGGCACGTATGAGGTGGCGTATACGCTGCGCACCGAGGGCGAGTTCTCCTTCTCGTTGCTGCTGTATGGCCGGCCTGTTCGAGGTAGCCCCTTCCGGCTGCGCGCTGTCAAGCCCTCCGATATCCCGGCGTCGCCTGACGACGTCAAGCGGCGTGTCAAGTCTCCCAGCGGCGGTGGTGGGGGCCACGTGCGGCAGAAAGCGGTGCGTCGGCCCTCCAGCATGTACAGCACCAGCAAGAAAAAGGAGAACCCCATCGAAGACGAGCTCATCTACAGAGTGGGTGAGTCACACTGCGCCTCCTCATGCTCCTCCTGCCTCCTCATACCTCTTGCTTTCTAATGTGCCACATAACTCCTCATGTCTTCTTATGCCTCCTCACACTCTACATGCCTCCTCATGCCTCCTCATTACTCTTGAtgtctcctcctgctcctcatACCTCTTCATGCCCCTCATGCATCTTTATGCTTCCTCATGCTTCTCATGACCCACCatgtctcctccttctcctcacgTCTCCTCATACCTCCTCATGCCTCCTCATGCCCCATCAAACCTCCCCATG from Brienomyrus brachyistius isolate T26 chromosome 17, BBRACH_0.4, whole genome shotgun sequence harbors:
- the LOC125711464 gene encoding tripartite motif-containing protein 3-like; protein product: MPVAMEKRESASSSPVVRQIDKQFLVCSICLDHYHNPKVLPCLHTFCERCLQNYIPPQSLTLSCPVCRQTSILPEKGVAALQNNFFITNLMEVLQRDPECSRPEACSVLESVSAAAAGKPLCCPNHEGKVMEFYCESCETAMCLECTEGEHREHETVPLRDVLEQHKAALKEQLDAIRNRLPQLTAAIELVSEISKQLTERKNEAVSEINSSFAELERALQLRRTALVTDLESMCSTKQKVLQAQLASLLQGKEHIQSSCSFTEQALSHGSATEVLLVQKQMSERVSALARHDFPEQPYENAHLASVVETEGVRRSIQNLGVVLTTSAVSHTSVAAGEGLRHAVVGQPVTVTVTTKDKDGELVRTGNAELRVELQGPDGVRVQADVLDNRNGTYEVAYTLRTEGEFSFSLLLYGRPVRGSPFRLRAVKPSDIPASPDDVKRRVKSPSGGGGGHVRQKAVRRPSSMYSTSKKKENPIEDELIYRVGGRGRDKGEFTNLQGISASSNGRVVVADSNNQCIQVFSNDGQFKLRFGVRGRSPGQLQRPTGVTVDTNGDIIVADYDNRWVSIFTSDGKFKSKIGAGRLMGPKGVAVDRNGHIITVDNKACCVFIFQANGKLVTKFGAKGTADRQFTEKGVVNTPAEHKPGKSSPAFSPHFVAVNNKNEIVVTDFHNHSVKVFSADGEFLFKFGSHGEGNGQFNAPTGVAVDGNGNIIVADWGNSRIQVFDSSGSFLSYINTSADPLYGPQGLALTSDGHVVVADSGNHCFKVYRYLQ